CTTATTGTCAGGGCGCTTACCACTCGACGACTTCATTTCAACCTTAGAATTTTCTAAAACACGTCAATATGGCTATTCACAATCAAGAGTAAGTCGATATGAGATTCGGACACATCGAGTGTTGACTTGtttgcaatttaaaaaaaaaaaattattgttccAACGATCATTCGAAGTATTCTAAAGTCATGCAGCAGAGCTTAAATTATCTATAGCTATATTTAAACATGCCTCGTCTGCGAATAGCCACAATGTGCAGATATGGTGAAACTAATTATGTAATCGCAAACCATAAAAAGTAATTCTAATCTTGCGAAATTTGGATTTGTAATAAAAGCTTGGGTCTCCTCAGAACTCAAGGTTTATTGTATGGAAAAGCATTTTTACAAAACAAGATTATGCTGCGTAAATGACGTTTTTGATAACTAAGAAATATCACTCACAAATAATAATGTCAATTCACAGTAAAGGTTAAAGAAAGGGGACAGAACTATACAATTctaaaactgtatttttaaCACTAAAGCTGCTTCAAATTATCACTGACTGGAATAATTGgctattcaatttttgattgCCAGAAAAAATCCGAGGATAGCtgcgttttttcttttcatgtGAATtgcaattgtaaaaaattatttgacgtTACAAGCGATTGATCATTGTTATGATTATTACTTGGCAGGATCAAACGCATCACAAAGAATTGCAGTATGCACTGACCAGATTAGTGCGAGGAATGGGAACTTCCAGGGCGGATGCCAGGAGCGGTTTTTTCACCGCTTTAACTACTTTTCTCTCGATGAACTCTGAGAATGAAGTTGGCAGGATTCTCGAGCTTATCAATTCTAATCTGCACACTGTAGAAAGAAACTCTAAGAGCGTATGTAGTTTTTAAATAGTTAACTAGTTGTAATCATTTCTTGCAAATTGAATGACAAATTGACGGCTCTACTTTTCAGGAACAAACTGATGTTTGGACAGGACAGATTCTCGTATGCGGAGCGCTTATACACTCTAAAATCTTGCTGACCGCCACATTGGAGAAGCAGCAACAAGTAATAGAACTGCTTTTAACTGCTGGTCAAAAGCGTAGTTATTTACCGTTCGCTTCCTACTCTTTTCTTATCGATTTAATCGAGcaattggaagaaaaagatttcaaaactATAGTCTGGCCAATACTAGAGAAGGAATTATCGAAACCTTGGAATGAACAAACACTTGACACCTTTCACGTGCTATTGGTAATTACCAAAAGGTATCCAAGTATTATCCGTCGGACGTCCCTGAAACAATATCTCCACAGCAaagaaattattgataaaaattcgataactCCGATATCAGCATTGTTGATGGTAAGTACATgtaaaagaaaagtttcatcTATTGGTAATTTTCTGTTCTTAAAGCATACAAAATTGACTTATAATTGAAACTAGGGCTGTGCATTTGATCGATTTATCAGTCTTTAATATAATCGTTTTATCGTCCTTTCcagtcaattattttttcaattaatcggtCAATCagactttttaatttttttttttattattattttcgattaatcgactaATCATTCTTTCcattgattgtttttttgatcgatgtagtaattaattaattgaaaaagcaATTAAATAAAGTCTACATAAATTACTCAGCCCAAATTAAAACGAAATGACTAAtcaggttttttctttctagGAGATACCGATGCTTGTTTGTTTGCGAAATCCTGTATACAAATTATTTTGCGAGAGATTGATTTCAACCGAacatgtttcaaatttttgggaTCTCATTGATCAGTACTTAGCCAAACCCACGAGAAATAAGATGCTTGTTGCTATTGAAATAGCTACATTTATAATCTTGAACATAAAAGATGCCACAGTGGTGAGATTGATTTTCATCAAAACTCTTCGTAACTGCAACAAATGAAGAACTTAAATTttaatctcaatttttttcgtaacttGTTTCAGATACCCTCATTGATGACTCCGAATTTCCTTCAAAACGTGCTAAAAACAGTGgaaattaatagaaaaaaaccaAAGGACGAGGTAGTCGTCAAATTCCGAAAGTTACTCGAACTCTTGGTCCTCGCGATGAAACGCGAAGATATTCAGTCCGAAACTCGAATTGCATTACTTGAAAAGCTGCTGTTATATCCTGGCGATCtattaattgaaaagaaaactaGTACCAAAGTAGTACAAATGTTGACAACGAACTTGAATTCCgaaggtgtaaaaaaattgtctgaaatatACAAAGATATCACTGCGGCTTGCAAACCTAAGGAAAAGTCAGATTTTCCTGTGGCCTGGATTAACAAGGAAAGAATATATGCTGCTCAAATGATGACGAGGTAAATTTCTCGATTAAagtgataaaacaaaatatttacgtGAATGACATTGATTTAATTGCAGGTTGATAGATCATTCCGCAATAAACGCAGAACATGAATGGAAATTAGAACAGTTGAAGTTTCTTTTCCAATTGGGACTCTGCCAAACACCGACAGTCGGCATGGAGCTTGCAGGTGCACATTGAAATCTGtagttttatttatgtataagtCATGAGATAATGTCtttaacttttcatttttacgttTCAGCATCATTGAAAGAAAGTTTCTATAGAGCTTTAGACCTGAAATTGGCTAAGCTGAACGATTTGAGAAGTATATTGAGCTCGTTGGTTCATTATATCGATTCtaaagttttttcaaagaaaaaattggagCTACGAACGCCTCTCACAGAAGCTGCGACAAATGTTTGGAAAGAAATGATTGCTATGAtaaagaaattggaaaataatccTGAAATCGAACAAGCTGTGCCTATTTTTCATACCATGGAACTGCACATGGGAttgcaattattttctgaACCAGAAATGGGAATTAATTCCATACAAGAGTTACATAGCTGCTTTGAAAGGATAGAacgcaaaacaaaaaaaaaatcagaggaAGAACCAGAATGGGTGGAAGTTGTCGTCGATCTTATGCTGTCGCTGCTTTCTAGGAGCAGTCATCTGCTGCGTTCATTAGTTGGATGTGTTTTCCCACATATATGTCCAATGCTTACGGCATCCTCAATTCATCAAATATTAGACGTAAGTTGGTTTTCTCATATTTTGTTTCCTCCTTTTTTACTAATACCTCTACTTTAAGACAGTATGTATGACTAAATGACTGAAAAGTGGGtgacttgaaaatttatattttggcaaataattaattcaatgagggtttgttttattctaaaCTATCAATCTTCTTGTATATGTTTTCTATTACTACACTCAATCAATAGGAAGCATATTATTGATGGTAACATCAACTATTTTGCTCGGTGACATGTTTTACGGTGCCCACAATGCTCAAAAACGAATCAACTAATTTACTGCAAATTTAGAAATAGTATTGTTttgttaaacattttttttctgttacatCACATAGTGGCCACCGTTTGacgttcaaattcaatttttcacccaaaATTTATGATGAACTATCCAAGAATATTCTCTAAACATGAACTAAATCGTTCAACGTGGTCTCAAGATGTTGTAGGTACAGCAAAATATATCACCGAGAAAAATggttgatattttcattttcaataaaatggGTACTGCCATAAAATCTACTACAGCATTTAAAGctataataattgataaatattctAAATATATGCCACCCAGGACTGATCCAGTCAGCCTTGGTGGTCtctttcaattataatttgacCAAAAATACAGTCAAGTGCCTGTGCATGGATTTCCAAAGCTGTTGCACGAAACTTGTGATTTCATCTATAAGCACATGACATAATCTCGTCACTAATCACAAATCGATTTCAGTTAGTCCTGCTACCTCTTCCGGACCTAGTTCGGTAACCTTTTTGTCTATAATTTCTTTACAAGTGTTTCTTCGCGATTGAGAGATCGCATAACGCATCTCGCGCGAAACTGAATTTAATATCTTTGCTTCGTACATTGCTTGGTATCAATTAATTctaataaatacaaatatagCCGAAGCTCCGTCTACATacctttgaaataaaataaaccccattcgaattgaataattggttGCCAAGATATAGATTCCCTAAATTCACCACCTTTTTCAACTGCCTATTTGCATTAACATATTCCCCTAGACCTGGacttatttacaataaataatatttttgaaacagataCTTGATCCGAAAAATAACACGAACCCACTGTCTTTGAAAAAAGATGACGATTCTTCAAGTGATGAATCTAGCGAAGATGAGGACACTGTTGAGAATGGAGATgtggaggaagaagaggatcAAGATAAAGAAAGCATTGAAACAGGTGAAGAAGAGAACAGTGATTCAGACTCAGAAAACTATTctgacgaagaagaagacgaagatgATACAGTGAATGATAAATTACGAATGGCTGTGCAACAGGCATTAGGTAATGCAATGGCAGAAACCGACGACGAAGATATTGATGTTGATCAAATAAACGAAGAGGAAGGCCATCAGCTTGACAGCGCGTTGGCAAATGCGTTCAAACTTTTGCGAGAAAGTCGtcgaaacaagaaaaagaagcaAGGAAAAAATGCCCAAGCCTTGACTCACTTCAGAGTCAGAGTTGTCGATCTATTGGAAATCTATTTAGACTCAAATCCATCGATGGCTCTCACTCTCAACATTCTCCTTCCACTAGTAGCTCTTctagaattttcaatcaagGACCAACATCAGAAGCCACTGCAACACAGAGTCAGATCTTGCCTTAAACGGCTGTCCaatgtaaaaaagttttccagtATAGACGACGTGACAAGTGATTTGTTAGCAGACATTCTGAGAGCCCTGATTGACAAGGGTTCAAGATCAGCTCCTGTATATCACGAGATGGGCGACAAGTTAACAGAATCCTGTACATTTTTAGTTAGATGTTCTCAGCAAATCAGCGCTAAGGATGATCAAATACAGAATATTTATACCGAAATTTTAAGAACTTTCTTCAAAAAACGGGACTGTGTTCTTCCCCCTATGCTGTTTAAATCCGTCTTAAATCTACAATGGATTGGAAATTGGCAGCTGGCTCCTTTGCTCGTTGAGTTTGCATTTGACAACGAAATCAGGCCGTTCAGACGCAACCAGGCTTTGGAATTATTAGacatattttatcataataaTAGGCTGATTCAAACCGACAGGAGTCATGCGAAAATACGCAAGGTAATGGAAACAAATATCAGCCACAAAAGTGTTGAATTGCTGGAAGAACTTGGACAGAACAAAAATACTGAAGCCACACACCGTGTAAAACAGAAGTTCGTCTATCTACTATTTACCTTACTGCACACCATAAAGCACCAACATCAATCGAGCTTTTGTGATTGGGAAGCTGTCGGAACGACGATGGCTATCTACAGGTCTAAATCCTCATTAGCTAAGGACGCTAAAAGAGCTTACAATCGACTTGCCAATCAATTAGGCGTTGAAGTCAATACGTAAGTTTCAGAACGTTCTATGTTACAATTCacaaattaattcttttcaacAGTAATTCTAAAAGCTTTTCTGCGCTCTAATAAATTAGGCTCAGgatctttattttattcattcaattcatCACTATTAGCtattattacatgtattttcaattttcagtgTACAAAAccaaaagaaagaggaaaaaatagaaagttGCGAACATGCAGAAAGTAATGGGCATAATGTCGAAACTGGATCAACAGATGATGACAAGTCTAGTGAAGATTCTAAGGAGAGAGATAAACAGACAAAGAAGCTGAACAAGAAGAAACAGAAGAATAAAAGCAAACAGAAAGATAAACAGCAGCTAAAAAAAGTTACGCGTGAACTCCGAATGAAAGCTATGTCAGATGGATTCAGTTCAGTTGATTTTAGTGCAGTACCTGTACATTATATCAACGATGTAGACATGGAAATTACCGCGGATGGTGAATCGTCGCGAAACTGTGAAGTTCTGGCGATAAACATGTTACAAAATAGTACAGACTTACAATCTGGGAAAAGAGTTTCACCTAAGAAAAGGTCGGCCTCAGAATCGCAAAATATACCCTTCAAaactagtaaaaaaaaaaaatgacatctctgaatagataaaataaatattgatatttttttatacaattaagAGTTACAGCACACGCATAAGTCTTGTGCTCAATTTAATTTATGACGCTGTGCGCGCTTAAGGTAATCATTTACGGGACTCATGAAGTACATCTTTGTCACATTGAACCTGTTGAAACGTTCAAGCGGAGTAATAATAATCGGCTAACATTTTTCCCGatgttgtacatttttatgtattgtttaaaaatatacagtGTAATTAAAATTGTAGTAGCATTCCTAATTTGACCTGTCGGCGTATTGGAGTTACAAAATTGTTTCTGGTTTGACTTCCAACGCAAAGATAATTCGTAACAGAACTTTTCAGCATTCCTTACTTACTCCGCATCCATCTCTTTCTCACCAGCTCAGCCGTATTCACAGATACGACAGGTACGAAAACTCCCATGGTGGTGGCAAGTCAGTTTCAGAAATGTGCCGCTAAAGTTGAAGCGCTGCAATCTACAAGTAGTCGAACCCTTAGAGCATATCactgatatatatgtatacatatatcagtGGGTTATACATTCTCATTCATCAACCGACGCAACTTGACATTGAGAGCCAAGCGGTTTAAGTTAGATTTAAATATAGCCGAATGGCGCTTCGATCAGCAGTTTCACCACCATAAGCAATCACATATCCCTAAATATGTCTTCCTTCTGAAAGGGAGAGCCAAGTTGTGACTATGAAACGAGGACCCCTCTGAGATTCATGGGAGCCTTCATCAAGGCGTCCTTCATCCTTGAAATAAGGAGAGACTATGAACACGGGTATACTACGATGTTAATTAAACTTTTCGGAGGTCGCGGATTTCTGAACACATGTACTCAAATGTGTCGATTATTCCATGAAAGTCGCAGTTCTATTCCATCAGGTAGCTTAAGATTGGCGCCAATATGCGAAGAGAATCCTTGTAGCATTAAATCTTGGTTGATCGTTACTTTTCAGATGGAATTTTTCCCTAAAAAAGTAGTCTGTGTAGTTGTCGGGACACTGAATTCTTGTGCGAAATTTTGACCATGAATATAGTATCTTCGGTTAATAATTCTGGTAACAACGTTGATGAAGGTGGTGCATCAAAATTGTCTTAATTATTTGTTTGCCTTTAACCATACAAGTATTACGTGTAAACGTAGTTTCAGTGATGGATCTTAAGCAAATGAATTTCTCTTTCCAACTCTAGAAAACGAGAAAGACAAAATTTCATATCTCATTCGAAAGCTGCCTGTTCTGGGAAACTTGTTTCACATACACGGTAAAATCGGGAAAGGGACATTCAGCTCTGTGTTTTTAGCCACTTTAAAGTCATCTACAAACCAGCGTAAATTTGCCATCAAACATCTAGTGCCTACGTGTCATCCGAGGAGAATTGAACGTGAGCTACAATGTTTGCAGGACATAGGGTACACCTGTTTCTATTTTCTGCTATATCGATCGCCtgcttttctttcaaaatgtCTATGACACTGAAATTCTTTGCAGAGGTACCGATTATGTTGTTGAGTTGGATTTGTGTCTGCGGAGTGCAGAATGCATCGTGTTCGTAATGCCGTATATGAAGCATGATAGGTTCGCTGTACGTAAATTATATACAAACAAGTATAAACTTATGATTTGAAAATGACATATAAATAGGTCTCTTTTAATAACGTTGTTTCACTTAATGAGAGTTAGTATTTTTAGGAATATGTTCACGACATGACCGTTGATGAGACTAGAAACTATATGAAAGCGCTGCTGGTTGCCCTGCGGCGAGTACATAagtttaatattatacacCGGGATGTAAAACCTAGTAATTTCCTCTACAATCGTGCTATGAAACAGTGagttatttatttcaacatcTAAGTGTGTGATATAGTAGTTAAAAATTCCTGGTATTTATGTGGCTTTTATTTGCTGTAATAAGATGTGTGTAAGAACTGGTCAAAAACTCGGTTCTATTGTTCACAACATGTCAAGC
This is a stretch of genomic DNA from Neodiprion fabricii isolate iyNeoFabr1 chromosome 2, iyNeoFabr1.1, whole genome shotgun sequence. It encodes these proteins:
- the LOC124176618 gene encoding myb-binding protein 1A-like protein, which produces MEDNHMAEDNLPTIKQKAGPTILDSFDKLAGPKENQRIEGAIVLLRHLLQRDSDQTHHKELQYALTRLVRGMGTSRADARSGFFTALTTFLSMNSENEVGRILELINSNLHTVERNSKSEQTDVWTGQILVCGALIHSKILLTATLEKQQQVIELLLTAGQKRSYLPFASYSFLIDLIEQLEEKDFKTIVWPILEKELSKPWNEQTLDTFHVLLVITKRYPSIIRRTSLKQYLHSKEIIDKNSITPISALLMEIPMLVCLRNPVYKLFCERLISTEHVSNFWDLIDQYLAKPTRNKMLVAIEIATFIILNIKDATVIPSLMTPNFLQNVLKTVEINRKKPKDEVVVKFRKLLELLVLAMKREDIQSETRIALLEKLLLYPGDLLIEKKTSTKVVQMLTTNLNSEGVKKLSEIYKDITAACKPKEKSDFPVAWINKERIYAAQMMTRLIDHSAINAEHEWKLEQLKFLFQLGLCQTPTVGMELAASLKESFYRALDLKLAKLNDLRSILSSLVHYIDSKVFSKKKLELRTPLTEAATNVWKEMIAMIKKLENNPEIEQAVPIFHTMELHMGLQLFSEPEMGINSIQELHSCFERIERKTKKKSEEEPEWVEVVVDLMLSLLSRSSHLLRSLVGCVFPHICPMLTASSIHQILDILDPKNNTNPLSLKKDDDSSSDESSEDEDTVENGDVEEEEDQDKESIETGEEENSDSDSENYSDEEEDEDDTVNDKLRMAVQQALGNAMAETDDEDIDVDQINEEEGHQLDSALANAFKLLRESRRNKKKKQGKNAQALTHFRVRVVDLLEIYLDSNPSMALTLNILLPLVALLEFSIKDQHQKPLQHRVRSCLKRLSNVKKFSSIDDVTSDLLADILRALIDKGSRSAPVYHEMGDKLTESCTFLVRCSQQISAKDDQIQNIYTEILRTFFKKRDCVLPPMLFKSVLNLQWIGNWQLAPLLVEFAFDNEIRPFRRNQALELLDIFYHNNRLIQTDRSHAKIRKVMETNISHKSVELLEELGQNKNTEATHRVKQKFVYLLFTLLHTIKHQHQSSFCDWEAVGTTMAIYRSKSSLAKDAKRAYNRLANQLGVEVNTVQNQKKEEKIESCEHAESNGHNVETGSTDDDKSSEDSKERDKQTKKLNKKKQKNKSKQKDKQQLKKVTRELRMKAMSDGFSSVDFSAVPVHYINDVDMEITADGESSRNCEVLAINMLQNSTDLQSGKRVSPKKRSASESQNIPFKTSKKKK